The Bradyrhizobium guangxiense genomic sequence CGGCTTGCCATCTGGTGCGGATTGACGGTCTCCGGGCTCGCGCTGCTCTACGGCGGCTGGGTGGTCCTGTTGTGGCTCAGCAAGGACAGCCATCTCGTGACAGGCTGGGCCTCGACGATCGTCGTCGTGTCGCTGTTGTGTGGAATCAACATGCTGATGACGGGCATCGTGGGACTCTATGTCGGCCGCATCCATGCCGAGGTGAAACGCCGGCCGCTCTACGTGGTGCAGACACGCGTCGGCTTCGATCGCGGCGCGGCGACGACGACACCAGCGATCCACGCGGTCAACGAATGACCGAGCTGTTCGACGGCTATCACGACAATTACCTTGACGTGGTCCAATCCTCGATCGCCTTCTCCGGCCTGCCGCATCAATTCTTCCAGCGTGCGAAGGTCGATCTGCTGCGCGACCTGATCGCGCAGCGGCTGGGCGCGAAGAGGCCCGACATGCTGGACGTCGGCTGCGGCGTCGGCAGCCTGCATCCCCCGCTGCACGGCATGGTCGGCCGCTTGAGCGGCATCGACGTGTCCTCGGCCTGCCTCGCGAAGGCGCGCCTCGCCAATGGCGGGGGCGACTACCGTGAATTCGACGGTCGCACCTTTCCGTTCGAGGACGCCAGCTTCGACCTGGTCACGGCTGTCTGCGTGATGCATCATGTTGTGCCGGCCGAATGGGCGCGCTTCATCGCCGAGATGCGCCGCGTGACGCGGCCCGGGGGACTCGTCTGCGTGATCGAGCACAATCCCTACAACCCGCTGACCCGCCTTGCCGTTGCGCGCTGCGAGTTCGACCGGGACGCCGTCCTGCTCGGCGCCGGCACGACGCGGAAGCTGATGGCTGCCGGCGGCCTGCGCGAGATCGGCGCGCGGCATTTCCTGCTGCTGCCCTGGGACACCAAGCCGGCGCGGCGCCTCGAACAGGCCCTGGGCGGCGTGTGGCTTGGAGGCCAATACGCCGCCTTCGGGACCGCTTGAGCTATCTTTGCTGCGTATCCCGCCGCTTGTGCACGACCGCCACCTCATCGCTGTAGACGCGCTGCCATTGGGGCAGCCGGTCGAGCATCGCCACCGCCGGTGTGTGCGGCGCGAGCAGCGTCGCGCCGATCTTGTAGTCGTCGAGCAGCTTGAGGAAATCACCGAGGTCGATCAGCGCTATGGCACGATTGTAGCGGTCGATGAACGGTCCGCCATACAATTCGGAGCGGCCATCGATAAAGGTGGGCATGCCGGCAAAGATCAAATAGCCGCCGAAGGAATAGTCGTTGAGCACAGGCCCGCCCTTCGCGAGATTGGCTTCGGCGATTGCGGCCTGAGGGGTGATGAACGGAGCCGGCCTGACGTCACGCGCGATGGCAGCCCCGCTCATCGCGATCAACACTGCGAGCCCCGCCAGATGGAGGCCGCGCGGCGAGATGGAAGCGTCGTCCGCGGCCGGTCCGCCGAACCGCCGGCCCAGCGGGGCTGCCAGATAGAGCGGCGCCAGCATGGCCAGCAGATCGGCATTGCGCTCCTGGGCCAGCGCGAAATGGAGCAACCCGATCACCACCAATGCCCGCACGACCGGCAACGTCACGCCGCGCGAGAGCGCAAAGATCCCGGCCAACAGCAGCAGCTCGAAGCCGCCGATATGGCTGAAATCATGCGGCCGCCACTCCGAGATCCAGGCGAGCGCGGAGCCGGCACCGAGTGTCGTCAGCGGCATCAGCAGCGGTTCCGGCCCGTGGGGCGTCAGGCACGACGCGGCGACCGCAAGGGCTGTGAACGGCAGCCACCGCAGGATCACGCGCGGCCATGCGCTTCGCGCCTCACGTAGCAGCGCCTCAAGCACCACAGGGCCGATGAGCCCAAGCGCCAGCACCCCGCTGCCGTGCAGATTAGCCCACACGACCAGCAGCGGCAGGGCCCAATATGGCGGAGGGCCGCCACGATCCATGCAGCGGACCAGCGCGGCCGCCCAGGTCACCATCAGCGGCAGCACGAGGACATGCGGCCGTGCCAGCATATGGGGTGTCAGCAAGATGACGGCCGCCACCACCATGAGCAGCGTCAGGGTGGGCGAAAGCTCGCGCAACAGGAAGAATGTGAGCAGGCCGAAGGCGAGCGCTATCGCCGCCGCCGCGATGACGACGACGCCTGGCCAGCCGGACAGCGCGTAGACGCCTGCATAGATCACTTCGGACAGCCATTCGAATGTGATCCAGGGCGCGCCGTGCATCGAAAAGGAGAACGGGTCGCTCGCCGGCAGGGTGTGATGCGCGATGATCCAACGCCCGACCTCGATATGAGAATAGCTGTCGGGATCGCCGAGCAGCCGCGGCCCGACGAGCAGCAGCACGCCATAGACGCAAAGGCCCACCGCCCAAGGGAGCGCTGCACGTGCCGAAAACGGTTGAACCGCGCTGTGGACGACCTGGTCAGTCATGGCGGGCCAAAGTAGGCCGCAAGCGTTAAGTTCTTCTTTAATGTTTCCCGCCTTCGCCCCGAGGCGGGCCGGCGGCCCCAGATTATCTCGAGCAGGTCGAAGCCGTATCGAAACCCGGCTGAACAGGTCCGGCGTGTGCGCAACTGAGAGAACGCACCGCGCCTTCAAATGCCCCTCTCGGTTCGGGTTGTCGCGCGTGATCGCAGGCTGCGTTCACTTCTCGGTGCGGACCGTCTTGGGAGCTGACGCGCCCGTTCAGTGATGCGGTATCATCCGATGGTCGACGGGGAAGGTGTCATGCTGCTTCGCAATCTCTTCATCGCACTTCTCATCACGGTCTCGATCACGGCTGCGCACGCAGCGCCGCAATGGCTCAGCCTGCCACCTACGCCGACCTTGCCCAAGGCAGCGCAGAGCGGCTTTGCACCCGTCAACGGCGTCAAGGTCTGGTACGCTGTGTTCGGCCGCGGCCAGCCCGTCCTGTTGCTGCATGGCGGTCTGGCCAACGCCAACTACTGGGGCCACCAGGTCCGCGCGCTGCAACGGCACTATCAGGTCATCGTCATGGAGAGCCGCGGCCATGGCCGCAGCAGCCGCAACCAGGAGCCGTATGGCTACGGTTTGATGGGCTCGGACGTGATCGGGCTGCTCGATCATCTCAAGATCAGGAAGGCCGCGATCGTCGGCTGGAGCGACGGCGCGATCATCGGCCTCGACGTTGCAATGAAGCATCCGGAGCGGGTGAGCAAGCTGTTCGCCTTCGCGGCCAACTCGGACCCGTCAGGTGTTGCGGATATTGCGTCAAGCGACGTCTTCAATGCCTACATTGCCAGGGCTGGAGAGGAGTACAAGCGCCTTTCACCGACCCCGACCGAGTACAAGAGCTTTGTCGCGGAGATTACCAAGATGTGGGAGAGCCAGCCGAAATGGACGGCTTCGGACCTCGCGGCGATCAAGGTGCCGACCTGGATCGTGGATGGCGATCACGACGAGGCGATCAAGCGCGAGAACACCGAGTTCATGGCCGCGGCCATTCCGGGCGCCGGCCTGCTGATCCAGCCAGAGGTCAGCCACTTCTCGTTCCTGCAGGACCCGGAGCAGTTCAATCAGGATGTGCTGCATTTTCTCGAGCGGCGGGATGCGTCAGAGCCTGCGGCGAAATAGCAAAACTCCGCGAAGGGGAATGCCGAGACATGCGCTCGCAATGACGGAGGCCGTGGCAACGGCTCGCGCTCCCCACGCCGCCGGGACTACTTCGCGACCTTCGCACGGTCCTTCACGGGGATCACCAGCTTGAGGCCGGACCAGACGTCGTCAACGGCGCAGACCTTGATGTCGACGAGGCCGTTGGCGAGTGCGGTCTCGCGCACCAACGTTTCCGTCACGTCGGTTGCGACACCGGAGGCCTTCTTCGGCCATGACGCCCAGATCATGCCGCCGGGGGCGATCAGCTTCCGATAGCTGCGCAGCTTGGCGGCGAAGCCCTTCGCTTCGGTCGTGAAGACATGCACCAGGTCGAGCGGAGCCTTGGCGGTCTTTGCGATCGTCACATCATCAGGCAATGCACCGACGATGTCGCCATAAGCAACGGACAGACCATCCACAAAAATACAAAAGCCCGGCTTGATGCCGAGCTTTTGCACTAACGGTTTGCCGGAATAGCCGGCCATGACCCGCAGGACTCACGCCTGCGGCTGCGGCTCCAGGCCGGGATCCGCATCCGGCCGCGGGCGCGGCGACTTGCCGGCCGGGGGCACGGCGGAGGCGCGCGGCGTGGCCGGCTCGAGCACGGATTCGCGGTTCGGCTTCTTGCCCTTGAGCAGGTCGACGATCTCGTCGCCGGTCAGCGTTTCGAACTCGAGCAAGCCCTTTGCCAAGGCTTCGAGATCGGCGTGCTTCTCGGTGAGGATGCGGGTCGCTTCCTTGTAGCCTTCCTCGACCAGGCGCTTGATCTCGGAATCGATCTTCTGGACCGTCGCCTCGGAGGCGTTCTGCGTCCGCGACACCGACATGCCCAAGAACACCTCGTCCTGGTTCTCGCCGTAGGAGACCGTGCCGAGCTCTTCCGACAGGCCCCATCGCGTCACCATCATGCGGGCAAGACGCGTGGCCTGCTCGATGTCTGAGGCGGCGCCCGAGGTCACCTTCTCGCGGCCGAAGATCAGCTCTTCGGCGACGCGGCCGCCCATCATGATGGCGAGGCGCGAGGTCATCTGCTCCAGCGACATCGACAGCTTGTCGCGCTCGGGCAGCTGCATGACCATGCCGAGTGCACGGCCACGCGGAATGATGGTCGCCTTGTGGATCGGATCGGTTGCGGGCACGTTGAGGCCGACGATGGCGTGACCGCCCTCGTGATAGGCCGTGAGCAGCTTCTCTTCCTCGGTCATGACGAGCGACTTGCGCTCGGCGCCCATCATCACCTTGTCCTTGGCCTCCTCGAACTCGGCCTGCGTCACCATCCGCTTGTTGCGGCGGGGGGCGGTGAGCGCGGCCTCGTTGACGAGGTTCATCAGGTCGGCGCCGGAGAAGCCCGGCGTGCCGCGCGCGATGGTCTTGAGGTTGATATCGGGCGCCAGCGGCACCTTGCGGACGTGAACTTTGAGGATCTGCTCGCGGCCGACGACATCAGGATTGGGCACCACGACCTGGCGGTCGAAGCGGCCCGGACGCAACAGCGCGGGATCGAGCACGTCGGGGCGGTTGGTCGCGGCGATCAGGATCACGCCCTCGTTCGCCTCGAAGCCGTCCATCTCGACCAGCAACTGGTTCAGCGTCTGCTCGCGCTCGTCGTTGCCGCCGCCGAGGCCGGCGCCACGGTGACGACCGACGGCGTCGATTTCGTCGATGAAGATGATGCAGGGCGCGTTCTTCTTGGCCTGCTCGAACATGTCGCGGACGCGGCTGGCGCCGACGCCGACGAACATCTCGACGAAGTCCGAACCCGAAATGGTGAAGAACGGCACGTTGGCTTCGCCCGCGACCGCACGCGCGATCAGGGTCTTACCGGTGCCGGGAGGGCCGACCAGCAGCACGCCGCGCGGAATGCGGCCGCCGAGGCGCTGGAATTTGCCGGGGTCGCGCAGGAATTCGACGATCTCCTGCAGGTCCTGCTTGGCTTCATCGACGCCGGCGACGTCCTCGAAGGTGACGCGGCCATGCGCCTCGGTCAGCATCTTGGCGCGCGACTTGCCGAAGCCCATCGCCTTGCCGGCGCCGCCCTGCATCTGTCGCGACAGGAAGATCCAGACGCCGATCAGCGCGATGAACGGCAGCCAGGAGACCAGCAGCGAGACGAACCACGGCACGTTGTCGCCCGGCGGCTTCGCGGTGATCTGCACCTTGCTGTCATACAGGCGCTTCACCAGCGTCGGGTCGTTCGGCGCGTAGGTCTGGAAGCTGGAGCCGTTGGTGAAGGTGCCGTGGATGTCCGGGCCCTGGATCACGACGTCGCGCACATTGCCGCGGTCAACCTCACTCAGCAGCTGCGAGAAGGCGATGTCCTGGGAGGAGGCCCGCTGACCCGGATTCTGGAAGAGCGTGAACAACGCCAACAGCAGCAAAACAATGATGACCCAGAGGGCGAAATTGCGCAGATTGGCGTTCATCGATCTTCCTTCGTGGTCGCGCGGATCGCGGCCGCATCCTTGGGCAGAGAAGAGAAAATCCCCAAGGAATCCTCTCGGTTAGACGCATACAATTTAGGTGCCGCCCCGGTCGCTGCCAAGGGAACGAGATGGGACTATTTAGCCCATCTTAGAGCGATTCCCGCTGAAATAATGGCGCCCGAAGCGGGGTTTTTCCTGCCTGGTTAAGGTGTCCTGACGGCGCGGGGGCGAAATGGCCGGTGTCATGATCCGCCCTGGTCCCACGCTTATCCGCCCTTGCGGCGCCGGGCCGGCGCCGGTGCGATCTGGATACGCCCGCCGGCGAGGCTGATCAAGGCTCCCGCTAGGGTCTGCCTCAAGGCCGGCCGGCCATTTGCGGCTGCAGCAGGACCTGCGGCGATGGCCTGATCGAGCGCGGCCAGGAGGGATTCGACCTTGCCGAGTTCCGCTGGCCCTTCGTGCCCGAGCGCGTTGACGGCCCGCAGCAGGAGCCGCAGCCGGACCTCGTCCGGCAACGCCGCAAAGGCCGCAGCCTCGAAGCTTCGGACGCCCGCCTGCGGCGCATCGCCGCGATCCCGCAAACGGAGGAAGCGCTCGGCGCCGTCGGCCAGCCCCTCGACCGCCGCATTGGCCCGCGCCAGCCTGGTCGCGAGCCGCGCCAGACTCTTGCTATCGCCGCCCTCGGCCGCGAGGAGCGGCAGCAGCGCCCGCAGCCGCGGCCGGGTGAAGGCGGTGTCGCGGTTGGTGGGGTCGTCGGCAAAGCCGATCTTGGCCCGCTTGAGCGTCGCGATCAGCTGCGATTTCGAGACGTCGAGCAGCGGCCGCGCTAGCACGATCCCGTCGCGCTCGCTGAGGGAGGCCATTGCCGACAGACCCGCAAGCCCGCTGCCGCGCAGGAGGCGCATCAACAGGGTCTCGGCCTGGTCGTCGCGGGTGTGCGCAGTCAGCACATGGCTCGCGCCGACGGCGCGCGCGGCCTGCACGAGCAGGCGGTAGCGGGCCTCGCGCGCCGCCGCCGGCACCCCCGTCCTCGGCTTTGCGCCGCGCCAGCGCAGGGTCCGGTGCGGCAATCCGAGTTCGGCGGCGAGCCGCTTGACCTCGCGCGCCTCGCGCGCTGCCTCCCGCCGAAGGCCATGATCGATGGTGACGACGGTGAGACGCGGGCCGCGCACGAGGCTGCGTTGCCAGCGGGCCATAAGCCACATCAGCGCGACCGAGTCGGGCCCACCGGAGACCGCGAGCACCAGCGCCGGCGCGGCTTTCAGGCCGGCGAAGAGCCGCCTCGCCTCACGTGTCGAGATCGGAGAATTGTCATCGTCTGACATGACGCCGCCCAGCAACTGCCAGCGAATGGCGGGCGCAATCTAGCGCAGCGCCGTCCGCTTTGTCAGCGATCAGCGCCGTGGATCAGCACTTCACCCGCTTCTGCTCGCGGTCGACCGCGGCTTTGACGCCGGCGGAAGCGCGCGGATATTTGCGGCCGACCTCGCCGAAGGCGGCGCAGGCGGCTTCCTTCTCCTTGAGGGCCGCAAGTGACTGGCCGAGCCGCAGCAGCGCATCCGGCGCCTTGGCCGATTTCTCGTATTTGGTGGTGACGGCGAGGAAGGCCTCGGCGGAATCGCGATATTGCTGGCGCTGGAAATAGCTCTCGCCGAGCCAGTATTGCGCGTCTCCGACGAGCGGATCGCTCGGGAATTTCTGCGAGAAGTTCTTCATGGTCTGCTCGGCCAGCGCGTAGTCCTTGCGCTGCATGTAGCCGATACCGAGATCGAACTCGTCGCGCGGCGTTGCCGAGGGGGGCAGGGTGCTCAAGCCAGCACCGCCGGAAGGCGCCGGATAGCCCTGTTGGGCCGGCGGATAGCCCGGCTGCGCTGCCGGGGGCGCGGCCTGCGGCTGATAGCGAGGACTTGTGTTGGCGAGATCGAGCGGCTCCCCGGCGCCGCGACCGCCGGGTGCACCCTGACCTCCTGTCGGCATCGGCTGCTGCCCGCCGCCGAGCGCGCGCGGGGCGCCGGGCGCATTCGGATTCTGGTTCGGGTCGAACGCATCGCCGCGGCGGCTTCTGCCGGGGGCGCCCGGTGCCGGCTGCTCCTGAACGATCGGAGCGGGAGCTGCGATCTGCGGTTGCTCATAATTCGGCTGGGCCGGCTGCTGCTGCCGATAGGCCGGCGCGACTTGCGCGGGCGGAACGGCGGCAACGTTGGGCTGGACCGGCGCCTGTCCGGGCGCGCCCTGCGCGCCGCCCTCGAGCGCCCGCAGCCGCTCTTCGAGCTGGCGATTGCGGTATTGCAGCTCTTCGTTCTGGCCGGTGAGCTGGCGCAGCTGGTTCTCCAACCGCTCGATCCGCATCTCGGGATCGGCATCATCCGACTGCGCAAAGATCGACTGCGCAAGTGCGGGCGAGCCCAAAGCGAGCAGCGCGGCGATCGCCACGGTGCCGGTAAAGACCTTAAATCTCGATGACATCTTGCCCTGACGACGAAAGCGAAATGGCC encodes the following:
- the ftsH gene encoding ATP-dependent zinc metalloprotease FtsH, translated to MNANLRNFALWVIIVLLLLALFTLFQNPGQRASSQDIAFSQLLSEVDRGNVRDVVIQGPDIHGTFTNGSSFQTYAPNDPTLVKRLYDSKVQITAKPPGDNVPWFVSLLVSWLPFIALIGVWIFLSRQMQGGAGKAMGFGKSRAKMLTEAHGRVTFEDVAGVDEAKQDLQEIVEFLRDPGKFQRLGGRIPRGVLLVGPPGTGKTLIARAVAGEANVPFFTISGSDFVEMFVGVGASRVRDMFEQAKKNAPCIIFIDEIDAVGRHRGAGLGGGNDEREQTLNQLLVEMDGFEANEGVILIAATNRPDVLDPALLRPGRFDRQVVVPNPDVVGREQILKVHVRKVPLAPDINLKTIARGTPGFSGADLMNLVNEAALTAPRRNKRMVTQAEFEEAKDKVMMGAERKSLVMTEEEKLLTAYHEGGHAIVGLNVPATDPIHKATIIPRGRALGMVMQLPERDKLSMSLEQMTSRLAIMMGGRVAEELIFGREKVTSGAASDIEQATRLARMMVTRWGLSEELGTVSYGENQDEVFLGMSVSRTQNASEATVQKIDSEIKRLVEEGYKEATRILTEKHADLEALAKGLLEFETLTGDEIVDLLKGKKPNRESVLEPATPRASAVPPAGKSPRPRPDADPGLEPQPQA
- the ybgF gene encoding tol-pal system protein YbgF, whose protein sequence is MSSRFKVFTGTVAIAALLALGSPALAQSIFAQSDDADPEMRIERLENQLRQLTGQNEELQYRNRQLEERLRALEGGAQGAPGQAPVQPNVAAVPPAQVAPAYRQQQPAQPNYEQPQIAAPAPIVQEQPAPGAPGRSRRGDAFDPNQNPNAPGAPRALGGGQQPMPTGGQGAPGGRGAGEPLDLANTSPRYQPQAAPPAAQPGYPPAQQGYPAPSGGAGLSTLPPSATPRDEFDLGIGYMQRKDYALAEQTMKNFSQKFPSDPLVGDAQYWLGESYFQRQQYRDSAEAFLAVTTKYEKSAKAPDALLRLGQSLAALKEKEAACAAFGEVGRKYPRASAGVKAAVDREQKRVKC
- the tilS gene encoding tRNA lysidine(34) synthetase TilS — protein: MSDDDNSPISTREARRLFAGLKAAPALVLAVSGGPDSVALMWLMARWQRSLVRGPRLTVVTIDHGLRREAAREAREVKRLAAELGLPHRTLRWRGAKPRTGVPAAAREARYRLLVQAARAVGASHVLTAHTRDDQAETLLMRLLRGSGLAGLSAMASLSERDGIVLARPLLDVSKSQLIATLKRAKIGFADDPTNRDTAFTRPRLRALLPLLAAEGGDSKSLARLATRLARANAAVEGLADGAERFLRLRDRGDAPQAGVRSFEAAAFAALPDEVRLRLLLRAVNALGHEGPAELGKVESLLAALDQAIAAGPAAAANGRPALRQTLAGALISLAGGRIQIAPAPARRRKGG
- a CDS encoding alpha/beta fold hydrolase is translated as MLLRNLFIALLITVSITAAHAAPQWLSLPPTPTLPKAAQSGFAPVNGVKVWYAVFGRGQPVLLLHGGLANANYWGHQVRALQRHYQVIVMESRGHGRSSRNQEPYGYGLMGSDVIGLLDHLKIRKAAIVGWSDGAIIGLDVAMKHPERVSKLFAFAANSDPSGVADIASSDVFNAYIARAGEEYKRLSPTPTEYKSFVAEITKMWESQPKWTASDLAAIKVPTWIVDGDHDEAIKRENTEFMAAAIPGAGLLIQPEVSHFSFLQDPEQFNQDVLHFLERRDASEPAAK
- a CDS encoding DUF3052 family protein; the protein is MAGYSGKPLVQKLGIKPGFCIFVDGLSVAYGDIVGALPDDVTIAKTAKAPLDLVHVFTTEAKGFAAKLRSYRKLIAPGGMIWASWPKKASGVATDVTETLVRETALANGLVDIKVCAVDDVWSGLKLVIPVKDRAKVAK
- a CDS encoding class I SAM-dependent methyltransferase codes for the protein MTELFDGYHDNYLDVVQSSIAFSGLPHQFFQRAKVDLLRDLIAQRLGAKRPDMLDVGCGVGSLHPPLHGMVGRLSGIDVSSACLAKARLANGGGDYREFDGRTFPFEDASFDLVTAVCVMHHVVPAEWARFIAEMRRVTRPGGLVCVIEHNPYNPLTRLAVARCEFDRDAVLLGAGTTRKLMAAGGLREIGARHFLLLPWDTKPARRLEQALGGVWLGGQYAAFGTA